The Mucilaginibacter terrenus genome has a segment encoding these proteins:
- a CDS encoding anthranilate synthase component I family protein: MTFTNNHPELFKQQALAWAASFDTACYLDSNNFTDPYGKFDVLIAVGAKAELIMSAGNAFDQLELFQQQHPGFVFGFFGYDLKNEIENVTSANGDYLDFADLYFFVPATVITIKGDTVEVIGKEIDFDVPKERLEPSRDNSQLGIQIQSRFTKEEYVKSVNKIKEHITRGDIYVTNFCQEFFAEQAELDPLETFNKLNSISPTPFSSFMKWNGNYIMCASPERFLAKRGSKLISQPIKGTAPRNADPTIDKNNIDKLRSHPKELQENVMVVDMVRNDLTRSAKRGTVTTAELFGIQSFKQVHQMVSTITCEIREDVSSVQAIRNTFPMGSMTGAPKVSAMQLMEQFERSKRGVYSGALGYFSPDGDFDFNVVIRTLLYNSAKKYLSFHVGSAITFHADAEKEYEECLLKAKAILEVLGVSS; the protein is encoded by the coding sequence GTGACTTTCACCAACAATCATCCGGAACTATTCAAACAACAAGCGCTTGCCTGGGCAGCTTCGTTTGACACGGCGTGTTATCTCGACAGCAACAACTTTACCGACCCGTACGGGAAATTTGATGTACTAATTGCGGTGGGTGCAAAAGCCGAGTTAATAATGAGTGCGGGAAACGCCTTTGATCAGCTTGAACTTTTTCAGCAACAGCATCCTGGCTTTGTTTTTGGTTTTTTTGGTTACGACTTAAAGAACGAGATAGAAAACGTAACATCAGCCAACGGTGACTACCTTGACTTTGCAGACCTGTACTTTTTTGTACCCGCAACGGTAATCACTATCAAAGGGGACACGGTTGAGGTAATCGGGAAAGAAATAGATTTCGATGTGCCCAAAGAGAGACTCGAACCCTCAAGAGATAATTCTCAGCTCGGCATTCAAATACAATCGCGGTTTACAAAAGAGGAATACGTTAAAAGCGTAAACAAAATTAAAGAACATATAACCCGTGGCGATATTTACGTAACCAACTTTTGCCAAGAGTTCTTTGCAGAACAGGCCGAGTTAGATCCGCTGGAGACCTTTAATAAACTTAACAGCATATCGCCTACTCCCTTCTCCTCTTTTATGAAGTGGAATGGCAATTACATTATGTGTGCATCGCCCGAACGTTTCCTGGCAAAACGCGGTAGTAAACTGATATCTCAACCCATTAAAGGCACGGCACCGCGCAACGCTGATCCCACAATAGATAAAAATAACATTGACAAACTCCGCAGCCATCCGAAAGAACTACAGGAGAATGTAATGGTGGTAGACATGGTACGTAACGATCTTACCCGCTCGGCTAAACGAGGCACGGTAACAACGGCAGAGCTCTTCGGTATACAAAGCTTTAAGCAGGTACATCAAATGGTTTCTACCATAACCTGCGAAATACGGGAAGATGTCTCGTCTGTACAGGCCATCAGGAACACCTTTCCCATGGGCAGCATGACGGGCGCGCCCAAGGTAAGCGCCATGCAGTTAATGGAACAATTTGAGCGCAGTAAACGCGGCGTGTACTCAGGCGCTTTAGGCTACTTTAGCCCGGATGGCGACTTCGATTTTAACGTGGTAATACGTACCCTGCTTTATAACTCAGCTAAAAAGTACCTGTCGTTCCATGTTGGCAGCGCTATTACCTTCCACGCAGATGCTGAAAAAGAATATGAGGAATGCCTGTTAAAAGCAAAAGCAATCCTGGAAGTACTTGGAGTGAGTTCTTGA